A genomic region of Tsukamurella pulmonis contains the following coding sequences:
- a CDS encoding alanine/glycine:cation symporter family protein, whose protein sequence is MTSVFEHVDTVIGWLSTNLYNVLIPLLLGVGTYMTIRTRFVQVRLLPSMFRAVGSSRSDADGGISSFQAFCVGLASRVGTGNIAGVSVALVLGGPGAVFWMWVVALVGMATAFVEATLAQMFKVRNADGSFRGGPAYYIQRGLGSRRWGMVFAVLLIFAFGFAFNMVQANTIGGSLSSTFHLDTAWVAVGLMVITAPILYGGVRRIAKVAEVILPVMALIYVALAVVIIALNITAFPEVIRQIVAGAFGLDEALAGTAGGILAALLNGVKRGLFSNEAGMGSAPNTAATATVSHPAKQGLIQSLGVFVDTIIVCTATAFIVLVSGIYTPGTEPESGGAVLTQDSVAAVLGGWTTVPMALLIFVFAYSSIIGNYSYAEINLNFLGLEGQRLRILQTLVLAAVGVGTLAELDTVWMLADVAMAFMAMVNLVAIALLGKWAFGALRDYDAMTKRGVDDRFVGRGNPNLPGDLPGDVWDPVDGAAPATTR, encoded by the coding sequence ATGACCTCGGTCTTCGAGCACGTCGATACCGTCATCGGCTGGCTCAGCACGAACCTGTACAACGTGCTGATCCCGCTGCTGCTGGGTGTCGGCACGTACATGACGATCCGCACCCGGTTCGTCCAGGTCCGACTGCTGCCCAGCATGTTCCGCGCGGTCGGCTCGTCGCGCTCGGACGCCGACGGCGGCATCTCCTCGTTCCAGGCCTTCTGCGTGGGCCTCGCCTCCCGCGTGGGCACGGGCAACATCGCGGGCGTGAGCGTCGCGCTCGTGCTCGGCGGTCCGGGAGCGGTGTTCTGGATGTGGGTCGTCGCGCTCGTCGGCATGGCCACCGCGTTCGTCGAGGCGACGCTGGCGCAGATGTTCAAGGTGCGCAACGCGGACGGCAGCTTCCGTGGCGGTCCGGCATACTACATCCAGCGCGGGCTCGGCTCCCGCCGCTGGGGCATGGTCTTCGCCGTCCTCCTGATCTTCGCCTTCGGTTTCGCCTTCAACATGGTGCAGGCCAACACGATCGGCGGCTCGCTCTCCTCCACGTTCCATCTCGATACCGCGTGGGTCGCCGTGGGGCTCATGGTGATCACCGCGCCGATCCTCTACGGCGGCGTGCGCCGCATCGCGAAGGTGGCCGAGGTCATCCTCCCCGTGATGGCACTGATCTACGTGGCCCTGGCCGTCGTCATCATCGCCCTGAACATCACGGCCTTCCCCGAGGTGATCCGGCAGATCGTCGCCGGCGCCTTCGGGCTCGACGAGGCGCTGGCCGGCACCGCCGGCGGCATCCTGGCCGCCCTGCTCAACGGCGTCAAACGCGGCCTGTTCTCCAACGAGGCCGGCATGGGCAGCGCGCCCAACACGGCGGCCACCGCCACCGTCTCGCACCCCGCGAAGCAGGGCCTGATCCAGTCGCTCGGCGTCTTCGTCGACACCATCATCGTGTGCACCGCGACCGCCTTCATCGTGCTCGTCTCCGGCATCTACACGCCGGGCACGGAGCCGGAGTCCGGCGGCGCCGTGCTCACGCAGGACTCCGTCGCCGCGGTGCTCGGCGGCTGGACGACGGTGCCGATGGCGCTGCTGATCTTCGTCTTCGCCTACTCCTCGATCATCGGCAACTACTCCTACGCCGAGATCAACCTCAACTTCCTCGGGCTCGAGGGACAGCGGCTGCGCATCCTGCAGACCCTCGTGCTCGCCGCCGTCGGCGTGGGCACCCTGGCCGAGCTCGACACCGTCTGGATGCTCGCCGACGTGGCGATGGCGTTCATGGCGATGGTCAACCTGGTCGCCATCGCCCTGCTCGGCAAGTGGGCCTTCGGCGCCCTGCGCGACTACGACGCGATGACCAAGCGCGGTGTCGATGACAGGTTCGTCGGGCGCGGGAACCCCAACCTCCCCGGCGACCTCCCGGGCGACGTCTGGGACCCCGTCGACGGGGCCGCGCCCGCGACCACGCGCTGA
- a CDS encoding SRPBCC family protein: MPALKPVHPAELQAGRPGVYEFAVRSARPVDWVWGELTSDRPLHWCKGIRKIEWTSPRPFAAGSTRRVHLGPGISADELFYSWEESETLCEKAFYVQSATAPGLARLAEKYRVEAHPDGGSVFTWTLLIEPIGGDRVIGLSGFPVGLIVKWLQRDTERYLGSA, from the coding sequence ATGCCCGCTCTCAAGCCCGTCCATCCGGCCGAACTGCAGGCCGGGCGCCCCGGCGTCTACGAGTTCGCGGTGCGCTCGGCGCGCCCCGTCGACTGGGTGTGGGGTGAGCTGACCTCGGACCGTCCCCTGCACTGGTGCAAGGGGATCCGCAAGATCGAGTGGACGAGCCCGCGGCCCTTCGCCGCGGGTTCCACCCGCCGGGTGCACCTCGGCCCCGGGATCAGCGCCGACGAGCTCTTCTACTCCTGGGAGGAGTCGGAGACGCTGTGCGAGAAGGCCTTCTACGTGCAGTCCGCCACCGCCCCCGGCCTGGCGCGGCTCGCGGAGAAGTACCGCGTCGAGGCGCACCCCGACGGCGGTTCGGTGTTCACGTGGACGCTGCTGATCGAGCCGATCGGCGGCGACCGCGTGATCGGGCTCAGCGGATTCCCGGTGGGCCTGATCGTCAAGTGGCTCCAGCGCGACACCGAGCGCTACCTCGGCTCGGCGTAG
- the glsA gene encoding glutaminase A: MSGTSTQRQPGGLTGFTDNPVNAAMARVLDDVCREEHPGTVADYIPQLATADPEAFGVAAVSVHGHSYGAGDYRTPFTIQSMSKPFVYALALEALGVEAVCERIGVEPSGEAFNGISFDPSGRPENPLINAGAIVSTSLIPGADGAARFAAIRDGLSRFAGRELELDEAVYLSEAQTGFRNLALAALARSTGSLQVPVDDALDPYFRQCSLLVDAHDVAVMGGTLAHGGVNPVTGERVVSAAVAQHTLSVMTGCGMYDRSGAWMVSVGIPAKSGVGGGIVAATPGEYGICVFSPPLDEAGNSSRGVAVLQRMSKEFGLHILNRTMTPVSALAGVSTDPSTGRTVLRLRGEVDFVAVEEVVHEALSLGRAQAGSTIVLDLTDVTRMSTVAAYLLNQLAADTGYGVRVVVQDPSHLCATTTVSAP; this comes from the coding sequence ATGAGTGGGACGAGCACGCAGCGCCAGCCCGGCGGACTCACCGGGTTCACCGACAACCCCGTCAACGCGGCGATGGCCCGCGTACTCGACGACGTGTGCCGCGAGGAGCACCCCGGCACCGTCGCCGATTACATCCCGCAGCTCGCGACGGCGGACCCGGAGGCCTTCGGCGTCGCCGCCGTCTCGGTGCACGGGCATTCCTACGGCGCGGGCGACTACCGCACGCCGTTCACCATCCAGTCGATGAGCAAGCCCTTCGTCTACGCGCTCGCGCTCGAGGCGCTGGGCGTCGAGGCGGTGTGCGAGCGGATCGGCGTCGAGCCGAGCGGCGAGGCCTTCAACGGCATCAGCTTCGACCCGTCGGGCCGGCCGGAGAATCCGCTGATCAACGCGGGCGCGATCGTCTCGACCTCTCTGATCCCCGGGGCCGACGGTGCCGCCCGCTTCGCCGCGATCCGGGACGGGCTCTCACGGTTCGCGGGGCGCGAGCTGGAGCTCGACGAGGCGGTGTACCTCTCGGAGGCGCAGACCGGCTTCCGCAATCTCGCCCTGGCGGCGCTCGCCCGCTCCACCGGCTCGCTGCAGGTCCCGGTCGACGACGCCCTCGACCCGTACTTCCGGCAGTGCTCGCTGCTCGTGGACGCGCACGACGTGGCGGTGATGGGCGGCACGCTCGCCCACGGCGGCGTCAACCCCGTCACCGGCGAGCGTGTGGTCAGCGCCGCCGTCGCGCAGCACACGCTGTCAGTGATGACGGGGTGCGGCATGTACGACCGGTCGGGGGCCTGGATGGTGTCCGTGGGGATCCCCGCGAAGTCGGGCGTCGGCGGCGGCATCGTCGCGGCGACGCCGGGCGAGTACGGGATCTGCGTCTTCAGCCCGCCGCTCGACGAGGCCGGCAACTCCAGTCGCGGCGTCGCGGTCCTGCAGCGCATGAGCAAGGAGTTCGGCCTGCACATCCTGAACCGGACGATGACGCCGGTGAGCGCACTGGCCGGCGTGAGCACCGACCCGTCGACCGGCCGGACCGTGCTCCGCCTGCGCGGCGAGGTGGACTTCGTGGCCGTCGAGGAGGTCGTGCACGAGGCTCTGAGCCTCGGGCGCGCGCAGGCCGGCAGCACCATCGTGCTCGACCTCACCGACGTCACGCGGATGTCGACGGTGGCGGCCTACCTGCTCAACCAGCTCGCGGCCGACACCGGCTACGGCGTGCGCGTGGTGGTGCAGGATCCGTCGCACCTGTGCGCGACGACGACCGTCAGCGCGCCGTGA
- a CDS encoding aspartate aminotransferase family protein: MTNTLPDGRSIDDAIAAGTRAYELDRAHVFHSWSAQAQITPMTILASEGSYVWDGEGRKLLDFSSQMVNTNIGHQHPKVVAAIAEQAARICTIAPQHVNESRSEAARLIAERTPGDLDKVFFTNGGADAVEHAIRMARVHTGRRKVLSRYRSYHGGTELAINVTGDTRRFASDFGGESVAHFDGPFLYRSSFYAETEEQESQRALEHLERTIVLEGPNTIAAIILESIPGTPGIMVPPPGYMAGVRELCTKYGIVMIADEVMAGFGRTGKWFAIEHATTAAGPVVPDLMTFAKGVNSGYVPLGGVAIGAEIAATFADKPYPGGLTYSGHPLATASAVATINAMAEEGMVENAAAIGNEIIRPTLGEFKAKHPSVGDVRGEGVFFAIELVRDKQTREPLAPYGGSSPAMNETVAALKKGGLLPFANYNRIHVVPPCNVSAEEAREGLSIIDEALNVADAHTV, encoded by the coding sequence ATGACGAACACGCTGCCCGACGGCCGGAGCATCGACGACGCGATCGCCGCCGGTACCCGCGCCTACGAGCTCGACCGCGCCCATGTCTTCCACTCGTGGTCGGCGCAGGCGCAGATCACCCCGATGACGATCCTCGCCTCCGAGGGCTCGTACGTCTGGGACGGCGAGGGGCGCAAGCTCCTCGACTTCAGCTCGCAGATGGTCAACACCAACATCGGCCACCAGCACCCGAAGGTCGTCGCCGCGATCGCCGAGCAGGCCGCGCGGATCTGCACCATCGCGCCGCAGCACGTCAACGAATCCCGCAGCGAGGCAGCGCGGCTCATCGCCGAGCGCACCCCGGGCGATCTCGACAAGGTCTTCTTCACCAACGGCGGCGCCGACGCCGTGGAGCACGCCATCCGCATGGCCCGCGTGCACACCGGCCGCCGCAAGGTGCTCAGCCGCTACCGCAGCTACCACGGCGGCACCGAGCTGGCGATCAACGTCACCGGCGACACCCGCCGCTTCGCGAGCGACTTCGGCGGCGAGTCCGTCGCCCACTTCGACGGTCCGTTCCTCTACCGCAGCTCCTTCTACGCCGAGACCGAGGAGCAGGAGAGCCAGCGCGCGCTCGAGCACCTGGAGCGCACCATCGTGCTCGAGGGCCCGAACACCATCGCCGCGATCATCCTCGAGTCGATCCCCGGCACCCCCGGCATCATGGTCCCGCCGCCCGGGTACATGGCCGGCGTCCGCGAGCTGTGCACGAAGTACGGGATCGTCATGATCGCCGACGAGGTCATGGCCGGCTTCGGCCGCACCGGCAAGTGGTTCGCCATCGAGCACGCCACCACCGCCGCGGGCCCCGTCGTGCCGGACCTGATGACCTTCGCCAAGGGCGTCAACAGCGGCTACGTGCCGCTCGGCGGCGTCGCCATCGGTGCCGAGATCGCCGCGACCTTCGCCGACAAGCCCTACCCGGGCGGCCTCACCTACTCGGGCCACCCGCTCGCCACCGCGTCCGCGGTCGCGACGATCAACGCCATGGCCGAGGAGGGCATGGTCGAGAACGCCGCGGCGATCGGGAACGAGATCATCCGGCCCACGCTCGGGGAGTTCAAGGCGAAGCACCCGTCGGTCGGCGACGTGCGCGGCGAGGGCGTCTTCTTCGCCATCGAGCTGGTGCGCGACAAGCAGACCCGCGAGCCGCTGGCACCGTACGGTGGCAGCAGCCCCGCGATGAACGAGACCGTCGCGGCGCTGAAGAAGGGCGGCCTGCTGCCCTTCGCCAACTACAACCGCATCCACGTCGTGCCGCCGTGCAACGTCTCCGCCGAGGAGGCCCGCGAGGGCCTGAGCATCATCGACGAGGCGCTGAACGTCGCGGACGCGCACACCGTCTGA
- a CDS encoding long-chain fatty acid--CoA ligase, with amino-acid sequence MIATTMQDGELTIARLVEYSRRVFPEAKITTWTGEGLRDLSFAEVGDKASQLAHALTKLGVQRGDRVATFMWNNNEHQVAYAGVPAMGAVLHTLNLRLSPEQAVFIINQADDKVILVDATVAPLLGKYLAATPNVQHVIVANGPKEALEAPEGITVHSFDELIAGEPTTFAWPEIAERDAAVMCYTSGTTGDPKGVVYSHRSIWLHSMQVNSSSGMALGNADSVLAIVPMFHVMSWGLPYAAMMGGITLIMPDRFLQPEPLLQILDATKATFAAAVPTIWAGVAAQLAAKPQDISHLREVVVGGAAVPPSMIRTFDKLGTRIVHAWGMTETSPLGSVSRPPFGIEDETEEFAYRVTQGRFPASVQARLIDDEGNEQPWDGEASGELEVRGPWITGAYYSPEGNVSDESKFHDGWLRTGDVASISPDGFMTIRDRTKDMIKTGGEWISSVELENTVMSNPTIAEAAVVAVPDEKWDERPFVLAVVKDAADADAEKQRAFLADLLPKWQIPERWAFVAEVPKTSVGKFDKKLIRAEYADGTYTVVESRG; translated from the coding sequence GTGATTGCGACCACCATGCAGGACGGCGAGCTGACGATCGCCCGCCTGGTCGAGTACAGCCGCCGCGTCTTCCCCGAGGCCAAGATCACCACCTGGACCGGTGAGGGCCTGCGCGATCTCTCCTTCGCCGAGGTCGGCGACAAGGCATCCCAGCTCGCCCACGCGCTCACCAAGCTGGGCGTGCAGCGCGGCGACCGCGTGGCGACCTTCATGTGGAACAACAACGAGCACCAGGTGGCCTACGCCGGCGTGCCCGCCATGGGCGCCGTGCTCCACACGCTCAACCTGCGCCTGTCTCCCGAGCAGGCCGTGTTCATCATCAACCAGGCCGACGACAAGGTGATCCTCGTCGACGCCACCGTCGCGCCGCTGCTCGGCAAGTACCTGGCCGCCACCCCGAACGTGCAGCACGTCATCGTCGCCAACGGCCCGAAGGAGGCGCTCGAGGCGCCCGAGGGCATCACGGTGCACTCCTTCGACGAGCTGATCGCCGGCGAGCCCACCACCTTCGCGTGGCCGGAGATCGCGGAGCGCGACGCGGCCGTGATGTGCTACACCTCCGGCACCACGGGCGATCCCAAGGGCGTCGTCTACAGCCACCGCAGCATCTGGCTGCACTCGATGCAGGTGAACTCGAGCTCCGGAATGGCGCTCGGCAACGCCGATTCGGTGCTCGCCATCGTGCCGATGTTCCACGTGATGAGCTGGGGCCTGCCCTACGCCGCGATGATGGGCGGCATCACGCTGATCATGCCCGACCGCTTCCTGCAGCCCGAGCCGCTGCTGCAGATCCTGGACGCCACGAAGGCCACGTTCGCCGCCGCCGTGCCCACCATCTGGGCCGGCGTCGCCGCGCAGCTCGCCGCGAAGCCGCAGGACATCTCGCACCTGCGCGAGGTCGTCGTCGGCGGCGCGGCCGTGCCCCCGTCGATGATCCGCACCTTCGACAAGCTCGGCACCCGCATCGTGCACGCCTGGGGCATGACGGAGACCAGCCCGCTCGGCTCCGTCTCGCGCCCGCCCTTCGGCATCGAGGACGAGACCGAGGAGTTCGCCTACCGCGTCACGCAGGGCCGCTTCCCCGCGTCGGTCCAGGCCCGCCTCATCGACGACGAGGGCAACGAGCAGCCCTGGGACGGTGAGGCTTCCGGTGAGCTCGAGGTGCGCGGCCCCTGGATCACGGGCGCCTACTACTCGCCCGAGGGCAACGTCTCCGACGAGTCCAAGTTCCACGACGGCTGGCTCCGCACCGGCGACGTGGCCTCGATCAGCCCGGACGGCTTCATGACCATCCGCGACCGCACCAAGGACATGATCAAGACCGGCGGCGAGTGGATCAGCTCCGTCGAGCTGGAGAACACGGTCATGAGCAACCCCACCATCGCCGAGGCGGCCGTCGTGGCCGTGCCCGATGAGAAGTGGGACGAGCGTCCCTTCGTGCTCGCCGTGGTCAAGGACGCCGCCGACGCGGACGCCGAGAAGCAGCGCGCCTTCCTGGCGGACCTGCTGCCCAAGTGGCAGATCCCCGAGCGCTGGGCCTTCGTCGCCGAGGTGCCCAAGACCTCGGTCGGCAAGTTCGACAAGAAGCTCATCCGCGCCGAGTACGCCGACGGCACCTACACCGTGGTCGAGTCGCGCGGCTGA
- a CDS encoding molybdopterin-dependent oxidoreductase, with the protein MTDVSEETETPTARRTGWAAALAGVVAGAAGLAAAELVAAIIAPGASTLFAGGAAVIDAAPRWLKDFAVETFGTADKAVLLTTMAVVIAVGAALAGVLELRRPPWGAVVIGVVGAIGAVLAVLRPDATVLWAVPSGVGVAVAVLLLRSAIRRLVPESESEDGAATMDRRGFLLVTGAAAGGTVVALVAARLLSAGSTAVRAARETLRLPAPRTVAPPIPSGADQAIDGITPYLTPTMDFYRIDTALRVPQIDPASWSLEVSGMVERPFTLTWDELLALPLEEHYVTLACVSNEVGGDLIGNARWLGHRISALLDRAGPHPDADMVLSRSHDGFTAGTPLSVLRDPARPCLLAVGMNGEPLPVIHGFPARLVVPGLYGYVSATKWVTSLKVTTFAADQGYWTPRGWSARGPIKVQSRIDVPRRSVAAGDVTVAGVAWAQHTGIGKVEVRADAGEWVRAELADTVGPDTWRQWHVSLPLAGGDHTLEVRATDAAGRVQTDEPAPPAPDGATGWHRVSVTAR; encoded by the coding sequence ATGACCGACGTGTCCGAGGAGACCGAGACCCCGACCGCACGGCGAACGGGATGGGCGGCGGCGCTGGCCGGTGTCGTCGCGGGCGCGGCGGGCCTGGCGGCGGCGGAGCTGGTCGCGGCGATCATCGCCCCCGGCGCCAGCACGCTGTTCGCGGGCGGGGCGGCCGTCATCGACGCTGCGCCGCGGTGGCTCAAGGACTTCGCGGTCGAGACCTTCGGTACCGCGGACAAGGCGGTCCTGCTCACCACGATGGCGGTGGTGATCGCCGTCGGTGCGGCGCTCGCCGGCGTGCTCGAGTTGCGCCGCCCGCCGTGGGGCGCGGTCGTGATCGGCGTCGTCGGTGCGATCGGCGCGGTGCTCGCGGTGCTGCGCCCCGACGCGACGGTGCTCTGGGCGGTACCGAGCGGGGTGGGCGTCGCCGTGGCGGTTCTGCTGCTGCGCAGTGCGATCCGGCGCCTCGTCCCCGAGTCGGAGTCGGAGGACGGCGCTGCCACCATGGACCGGCGGGGCTTCCTCCTCGTCACCGGGGCGGCCGCGGGCGGCACCGTCGTGGCCCTCGTGGCGGCGCGCCTGCTCTCGGCGGGCTCCACGGCGGTGCGGGCGGCGCGCGAGACGCTGCGCCTGCCGGCCCCGCGCACCGTCGCACCACCGATCCCGTCGGGGGCCGATCAAGCGATCGACGGGATCACCCCCTACCTCACGCCCACAATGGATTTCTACCGGATCGATACGGCGCTGCGGGTGCCCCAGATCGATCCCGCCTCCTGGTCGCTGGAGGTGAGCGGCATGGTGGAGCGGCCGTTCACCCTCACCTGGGACGAGCTGCTGGCGCTGCCGCTGGAGGAGCACTACGTCACGCTCGCGTGCGTGAGCAACGAGGTGGGCGGCGATCTCATCGGCAACGCCCGATGGCTCGGCCATCGGATCAGCGCGCTGCTCGATCGCGCCGGGCCGCACCCCGACGCCGACATGGTGCTCTCCCGCAGCCACGACGGATTCACCGCGGGCACACCGCTGTCGGTGCTGCGCGATCCCGCCCGGCCCTGCCTGCTCGCGGTCGGGATGAACGGCGAACCGCTCCCCGTGATCCACGGTTTCCCCGCCCGCCTCGTGGTCCCCGGCCTCTACGGCTACGTCTCGGCCACGAAGTGGGTGACCTCGCTCAAGGTCACCACCTTCGCCGCCGACCAGGGGTACTGGACGCCGCGGGGATGGTCCGCGCGCGGCCCGATCAAGGTGCAGTCCCGCATCGACGTGCCGCGGCGGTCCGTCGCCGCGGGCGACGTGACGGTCGCCGGCGTCGCCTGGGCCCAGCACACCGGGATCGGCAAGGTCGAGGTCCGCGCCGACGCGGGGGAGTGGGTGCGCGCCGAGCTCGCCGACACCGTCGGCCCCGACACCTGGCGGCAGTGGCACGTGTCCCTACCGCTGGCCGGTGGCGATCACACCCTCGAGGTGCGGGCCACCGACGCCGCCGGGCGGGTGCAGACGGACGAGCCCGCGCCGCCCGCGCCCGACGGTGCCACGGGCTGGCACCGCGTCTCGGTCACGGCGCGCTGA
- a CDS encoding MFS transporter gives MTTTLTTTTASSARATVRDWGALAVLMLPVLLVSIDGTVLGFALPSIAATLAPTAAEQLWIIDVYPLVLAGLLVSMGSLGDRWGRRRLLLLGATGFAAMSVVAAYAPTAAALIAARAGLGFFGAMLMPSTLSLLRNIFTDPQQRRLAIAVWASCFAGGAALGPIVGGFLLEHYWWGSVFLMAVPVLIPLLILAPIFVPESRDPNPGRIDPVSIVLSLLALTPIVYAVKTLAKGGDPAVVAGALAVGVTATVLFLRRQLQRPDPMLDVRLFADRRFSGAVAVNLLSVFSLVGFMFFVSQHLQLVVGMSPMDAGWALVPGLITMMVAGLYVVRVVRWVAPSTVVVGGMLVAAAAYAVVTAFASPESTLAVLVAFAMLGVGIGAAETLSNDLVVSSVPAEKAGAASAVSETAYELGSVLGTAVLGSILAGAYAVKLALPAGLSGAQAEAASETLAGAHHIATELPAESADALIRAAGQAFDAGVSVTSAIGVVLMLSAAWIAHRTLRAPSSSASTTAAQ, from the coding sequence ATGACCACCACACTCACCACCACGACCGCGTCGTCTGCGCGCGCCACGGTGCGCGACTGGGGTGCGCTCGCGGTCCTGATGCTGCCGGTCCTGCTGGTGTCGATCGACGGCACCGTCCTCGGCTTCGCACTGCCCTCGATCGCCGCGACGCTGGCTCCCACCGCCGCGGAACAGCTCTGGATCATCGACGTCTACCCGCTGGTGCTGGCCGGCCTGCTCGTCTCCATGGGCAGCCTCGGCGACCGGTGGGGCCGGCGTCGCCTGCTCCTGCTGGGCGCCACCGGCTTCGCCGCCATGTCGGTGGTCGCGGCGTACGCGCCCACCGCCGCCGCGCTCATCGCCGCCCGCGCGGGCCTCGGCTTCTTCGGCGCGATGCTGATGCCGTCGACGCTCTCGTTGCTGCGCAACATCTTCACCGATCCGCAGCAGCGGCGGCTCGCCATCGCGGTGTGGGCGTCCTGCTTCGCCGGCGGCGCCGCGCTCGGCCCCATCGTGGGCGGCTTCCTCCTGGAGCACTACTGGTGGGGCTCGGTCTTCCTCATGGCCGTGCCGGTGCTGATCCCGCTGCTGATCCTGGCGCCGATCTTCGTGCCCGAGTCGCGCGACCCGAACCCCGGCCGCATCGATCCGGTCTCGATCGTGCTCTCGCTGCTCGCGCTCACCCCGATCGTCTACGCCGTGAAGACCCTCGCCAAGGGCGGCGACCCCGCCGTCGTCGCGGGCGCGCTGGCCGTCGGCGTCACGGCGACGGTGCTGTTCCTGCGCCGCCAGCTGCAGCGCCCGGACCCGATGCTCGACGTGCGCCTGTTCGCGGACCGTCGCTTCTCCGGCGCCGTCGCCGTGAACCTGCTCAGCGTGTTCTCGCTGGTCGGATTCATGTTCTTCGTCTCGCAGCATCTGCAGCTGGTGGTGGGGATGAGCCCGATGGACGCCGGATGGGCGCTGGTCCCGGGGCTGATCACGATGATGGTCGCCGGCCTGTACGTGGTGCGGGTCGTGCGGTGGGTCGCACCGTCGACCGTGGTGGTGGGAGGCATGCTCGTCGCCGCCGCCGCGTACGCCGTGGTGACGGCCTTCGCCTCCCCCGAGTCGACCCTCGCGGTGCTCGTCGCCTTCGCGATGCTCGGCGTGGGCATCGGTGCGGCCGAGACGCTCTCGAACGACCTGGTCGTCTCGTCCGTCCCCGCGGAGAAGGCGGGCGCGGCCTCGGCCGTCTCCGAGACCGCCTACGAGCTGGGCTCGGTGCTCGGCACGGCCGTCCTGGGCTCCATCCTGGCCGGCGCCTACGCCGTGAAGCTCGCGCTGCCCGCCGGGCTCAGCGGCGCGCAGGCCGAAGCGGCGTCCGAGACGCTGGCCGGCGCTCACCACATCGCGACGGAGCTGCCCGCCGAGTCGGCGGACGCCCTGATCCGGGCCGCCGGTCAGGCGTTCGACGCCGGTGTTTCGGTGACCTCCGCGATCGGCGTGGTGCTGATGCTGTCCGCCGCCTGGATCGCGCACCGCACGCTGCGGGCGCCCTCCTCGTCGGCCTCGACGACCGCCGCGCAGTAG
- a CDS encoding SDR family oxidoreductase — protein sequence MPSIFISGGAAGIGRATALRFLSEGWTVGVYDVNAAALEELKAEHPAIVTGTLDVTDYGQWEAALADFATHTGGTLTVLDNNAGVLFSGDLDEITPEQIKLQIDIDALGVTYGAKAALPYLTGVKDAHLVNISSASAIYGQPGIATYSAAKFYVAGFTEALELEWEKHGIRVVAIWPLWAKTALAETDAKSTKTLGVNITPEEVADQVWNSVHPSIRVPFLPRVHYSVGTLTTLLSNSSKFAPRSVVRLINQITSQ from the coding sequence ATGCCTTCGATCTTCATCTCCGGCGGTGCTGCGGGCATCGGCCGGGCCACGGCCCTGCGTTTCCTCTCCGAGGGGTGGACGGTGGGCGTCTACGACGTCAACGCCGCCGCGCTGGAGGAGTTGAAGGCGGAGCATCCCGCGATCGTCACCGGCACGCTCGACGTGACGGACTACGGCCAGTGGGAGGCCGCGCTCGCCGATTTCGCCACCCACACCGGCGGCACGCTGACGGTGCTCGACAACAACGCGGGCGTGCTCTTCAGCGGCGACCTCGACGAGATCACGCCCGAGCAGATCAAGCTGCAGATCGACATCGACGCCCTCGGCGTCACCTACGGCGCCAAGGCGGCGCTGCCGTACCTCACGGGCGTCAAGGACGCGCACCTGGTGAACATCAGCTCGGCCTCGGCGATCTACGGCCAGCCCGGCATCGCCACCTACAGCGCCGCCAAGTTCTACGTCGCCGGCTTCACCGAGGCGCTGGAGCTGGAGTGGGAGAAGCACGGCATCCGTGTGGTCGCGATCTGGCCGCTGTGGGCCAAGACGGCGCTGGCGGAGACCGACGCCAAGAGCACTAAGACGCTCGGCGTGAACATCACGCCCGAAGAGGTCGCGGATCAGGTGTGGAACTCGGTGCATCCCTCGATCCGGGTGCCCTTCCTGCCGCGAGTCCACTATTCCGTCGGAACCCTGACCACGCTGCTGTCCAATTCGAGTAAGTTCGCCCCCAGGTCGGTTGTGCGCCTGATCAACCAGATCACGAGCCAGTAG
- a CDS encoding TetR/AcrR family transcriptional regulator, producing MRGVPPPPAARAKLLDAFVTILIEHGERAATLEAVAAEAGVSKGGLLYHFGSKNALVEGLCDWLDELVAEDVELMAAAPEGAVEYYVRTSNYDDSPLDRAIVAVLRLSQGADDRAERAIRSMQDRFLATVQEQVPDEATARAILLVGDGLYYNAALSGGLHRATDEQMAGLLAVVARMVDGVD from the coding sequence ATGCGAGGTGTGCCGCCCCCTCCCGCCGCCCGCGCCAAACTGCTCGACGCGTTCGTGACGATCCTTATCGAGCACGGCGAACGCGCCGCGACCCTCGAGGCCGTCGCCGCCGAGGCCGGCGTCAGCAAGGGCGGGCTGCTGTACCACTTCGGTTCGAAGAATGCCCTGGTCGAGGGGCTGTGCGACTGGCTGGACGAGCTGGTGGCCGAGGACGTCGAGCTCATGGCAGCCGCGCCCGAGGGGGCTGTGGAGTACTACGTGCGCACGTCGAACTACGACGATTCCCCGCTCGACCGCGCGATCGTGGCGGTGCTGCGGCTGAGCCAGGGGGCCGACGACCGCGCCGAGCGCGCGATCCGGTCGATGCAGGACCGCTTCCTGGCGACGGTGCAGGAGCAGGTGCCCGACGAGGCCACCGCCCGCGCGATCCTCCTCGTGGGCGACGGCCTCTACTACAACGCCGCCCTCAGCGGCGGCCTCCATCGCGCCACCGACGAGCAGATGGCCGGTCTTCTCGCCGTCGTCGCCCGCATGGTCGACGGGGTCGACTGA